The Bos mutus isolate GX-2022 chromosome 7, NWIPB_WYAK_1.1, whole genome shotgun sequence genome window below encodes:
- the LOC102274753 gene encoding olfactory receptor-like protein OLF4: MESRNKTQISEFLLLGLSEEPALQPLIFGLFLFMYLITVIGNLLIILAISSDPHLHTPMYFFLSNLSFVDICFTSTTIPKMLWNIQTQSKVITYEGCIVQVYFYLLFAALDDFLLTVMAYNQYVAICHPLHYTVIMNPQLCGLLVLVSWIVSALFPLLQSLMVLRLHLHHMEPGNNTQIPEFLLLGFSEGPELRPLIFGLFLSMYLITVFGNLLIILAVSSDPHLYTPMYFFLSNLSFVDICLTSTIIPKMLQSTQTQRKVITYEGCIVQVYFYLFFAGLDDLLLTVMAYDRYVAICHPLHYTVIMSPWFCGLLVLLSWVLSSMHSLLQSLMILRLSFCSDLEIHHFFCETTWLIQLACSDPFLNNMVMSFGSVILGGGPLAGILYSYSKIVSSICGISSAQGQCKAFSTCASHLSVVSLFYCSALGVYLSFTATHSSHTSAIVSVMYTVVTPMLNPFIYSLRNKDINRALKRFFGMETFRKGPFTLS, encoded by the exons ATGGAATCAAGGAACAAGACACAAATTTCAGaatttctccttctgggactttcAGAGGAGCCAGCATTACAGCCCCTTATATTTGGGCTTTTCCTCTTCATGTACCTGATAACTGTGATTGGAAACCTGCTCATCATCCTGGCCATCAGCTCAGACCCCCACcttcacacccccatgtacttcttcctctctaACCTGTCTTTTGTAGACATCTGTTTTACATCCACCACCATCCCAAAGATGCTGTGGAACATCCAGACACAGAGCAAAGTCATCACCTATGAAGGCTGCATCGTCCAGGTGTATTTTTACTTACTCTTTGCAGCATTAGATGACTTTCTCCTGACCGTGATGGCCTATAACCAGTATGTGGCTATCTGTCACCCCCTGCACTACACAGTCATCATGAACCCCCAGCTCTGTGGACTGCTGGTGCTGGTGTCCTGGATCGTGAGTGCCCTCTTTCCCCTGTTACAAAGCTTAATGGTGTTGCGACT TCACCTTCATCACATGGAGCCAGGGAACAATACACAAATCCCAGAATTTCTTCTTCTGGGGTTTTCAGAGGGACCAGAATTGCGGCCCCTCATCTTTGGGCTTTTCCTCTCCATGTACCTGATCACTGTGTTTGGAAACCTACTCATCATCCTAGCCGTCAGCTCAGACCCCCACCTctacacccccatgtacttcttcctctccaacctgtCCTTTGTAGACATCTGCTTAACCTCCACCATCATCCCAAAGATGCTGCAAAGCACTCAGACACAGAGGAAAGTCATCACCTATGAAGGCTGCATCGTCCAGGTgtatttttacttattctttgCAGGATTAGATGACCTCCTCCTTACTGTGATGGCCTATGACAGGtatgtggccatctgccaccCGTTGCACTATACGGTCATCATGAGCCCCTGGTTTTGTGGACTGCTGGTGCTGCTGTCTTGGGTGTTGAGTTCTATGCATTCCTTGTTACAGAGTTTAATGATTTTGCGATTGTCTTTCTGTTCAGACTTGGAAATCCACCACTTTTTCTGTGAAACCACATGGCTCATCCAACTGGCCTGTTCTGACCCCTTTCTCAATAACATGGTGATGTCATTTGGATCTGTAATTCTCGGGGGTGGTCCCCTGGCTGGCATCCTTTACTCTTACTCTAAGATAGTGTCCTCTATCTGTGGAATCTCATCAGCTCAGGGGCAGTGTAAAGCATTCTCCACCTGTGCATCTCACCTCTCTGTTGTCTCCTTATTTTATTGTTCAGCCTTAGGAGTGTATCTTAGCTTCACTGCTACCCACAGCTCACACACAAGTGCTATAGTATCGGTGATGTACACTGTGGTCAcacccatgctgaaccccttcatctacagTCTGAGAAACAAAGACATAAATAGAGCTCTAAAAAGATTCTTTGGGATGGAAACTTTTAGAAAGGGTCCATTTACCTTGAGCTGA